The Flavobacteriales bacterium genomic sequence TCTCCGGCCTTGGTAAGCAAATAAAACCAACCTTACAGATGGTGGCCAAAGAACTTGCGTTCGTGCGCACGGCATGGCTCTTTGTGCGCAACCGCATCCCCAGGCCAAGGCTGCCAAAAGGCAAGAAGAAATGGTTGTGGATGATCGCTATCACACTGCTCACACCCGTGCTTGCATTCGGTGTATTTCTGCTCGCCTTGCTAAAAGGATATTTCGGCCCCCTGCCCGATGAGGAGGAATTGTCACATATCCGAAATCAGACCGCCTCGGAGATCTATACCGCCGACAGTGTGTTGATCGGTACATATTTCGTTGAGAACAGGACAAACATTGCCCGGGAAGAAATCCCCCAGCATTTCATAGATGCCCTGGTAGCAACCGAAGATGCGAGGTTCTATCAACATGAAGGCATTGACAACCGGAGTTTGTTGCGGGTGATCTTCAAATCTGTATTGGGAAGAGACCGGAGTTCCGGGGGAGGCAGTACCCTCAGTCAACAGTTGGCCAAGAACCTCTACCCAAGAAGACCTCACGGTCACCTGACCATGCTTGTAAACAAAGCACGTGAAGCTGTGCTGGCCACCCGGCTTGAAAACATCTATTCCAAAGATGAAATCCTCGTATTATATCTGAACACGGTTCCGTTCGGAGAGGATGTATACGGCGTGGAAATGGCCGCCAGGAGGTTTTTCAATAAACGTCCTTCGGCATTAACCATCCCGGAGAGCGCCACCCTGGTTGGGATGTTGAAGGCACCGTCGGCATACAATCCCCGGCTGCACCCGGAGGCATCAGCGGAACGAAAAAATGTGGTTCTCGGGCAAATGGCCAAGTACGGGTACCTGGAAGCGCAGGTACTGGATAGCATCCAAAACACCCCCATTGAACTGCATTATGGTTTTGCCAGCCACAATGAAGGCCTGGCCACTTACTTCCGGGAATACCTGCGCAAGGAAATGATGGAATGGTGCGGTCAGCACACCAAGCCCGACGGCACAGCCTACGACCTCTATACCGATGGGCTCAAAATTTACACCACCATTGACTCGCGGATGCAGCGCTATGCTGAAGCAGCCGTGCAAAAGCACATGACCGTGCTTCAACAACAATTCGACAGGCATTGGGCAAGAAGCAAGCCATGGCGATACCATACAGACATCCTTACACGCGCCATGCGACGAAGCGATCGTTTCAAGCAGCTGCGCAAGTCAGGCCTGAACGAGAAACAAATCCGTACCCATTTCAACGACACCGTGAAGGCTTCCTTTTTTTCCTGGACAGGCGATACCGTGCTCACCATGACGGCATGGGACTCCCTCGCGTACTATCAAATGATTCTGCAAGCAGGCTTCCTGGTACAACGTCCCTCCGATGGAAGCATCCTGGCATGGGTAGGTGGCATTGATCATCACTTTTTTCAATATGACCACGTTACCTCAACACGTCAAGCCGGCTCTACCTTTAAGCCGTTCGTGTATTCCGCTGCCGTTGAAAACGGCGCTACTCCCTGCGACTTCTATTCAAACAAACAACGCACCTACAAGGAATTCGAGGACTGGACGCCTGAAAATGCCGAAGAAGAATACGGCGGAAAATACTCGCTGCAAGGAGCACTGGCTCACTCTGTGAATACCGTATCGGTGGAAGTGATGATGAATACAGGCATTCAACAGGTGATTACCATGGCCAGGAAATTCGGCATCAGCGGTAAACTTCCCGAAGTTCCATCACTGGCCCTTGGCATTGCTGACGTTTCACTCATGGAAATGGTACACGCTTACGGAAGTTTTGTAAACCATGGAAGACGCAGCCAAACACAGTACATCACCGGCATTACAGATGAAAACGGCCTGATGCTGGACGATTTCGGCGGACGAAACAAAGGTTCCGTCCGTGTCATGACCGCTCAGACCGCGGCAGTCATGACACGCATGATGACCAAGGTGGTGGATGAAGGCACGGCATACCCGCTCAGGTCTGTCTACGGACTGAACGGCAACATGGCAGGCAAAACCGGCACCACCCAATCACACGCAGATGGCTGGTACATAGGCTTTGTACCCGGGCTTGTCATGGGCGCATGGGTCGGAGCCGATGACCCGTCCATCCACTTCCGTAGCCTCCATTACGGTTCCGGTGCACATATGGCTCTGCCGATCTGGGCCGAGTTCTACAGGCAACTGATCCGGGATCCGGCTTTCGCACATTACCGGTCAGATCGGTTCACTTACCCGGAAGATGTGAACAACATGGACTGGGATTGCCCGGAACACAAGGAGACATTTTTTGAAAGTCTTTTCGGCAAGCACAGAAAAGATGATGAATCCGAAACGGATACACCTTCCGAAGAACCGCGCAAAAAGGCCTGGTGGAAGCGTCGCAGATAATGACTCTGACGGTTGCATGGCTCTTATTTTGTGCATAAATTGCGCTCCCTCCAATTCTGTAGAGATATGAAAAAAACCTTACTGACTATGTTGTGGCTGTGTATGCTGGTTCCCACACCTATGCTTGCACAACAAATGGAAAAGAAATATGGTGATTTGTTCGACATGTATATCATAGACAACTACGAGAAGTGCATGAAGAAAGCCATGAAGTACACCGAGAGCGAAAAAACCAAGCGTGACGATGAACCCTGGCTTTATGTATGCATGTCTTACTACAAAATGAGCCAGATGAGTGAGTTCACCGAGAAATACCCGGATGCCCTCATGGAAAGCATCAAAGCAGGAACAAAATTCCGTAAGGCCGACAGATCCGGAAAAACCTGGGAAGCCAACCAGGACTTCTTTGATGAATACAAAGAATACATGCTGAACAAGTTTGGTAAAGAAGTAAAAAACGGTTCCTACAAGGATGCCACCAAGTACCTGAAAAAATTCACCAAGGTGGATGAGCAGGATTTCGGCCTGCAAATTATCACCGGCGTGGTACACCTGCTGGCGGACAAAGCCGAAGGTGAAATGATGATTACGGCTGCACTGGACAGTTTGAATGCCGAGTATAAGTCAAAAAAGTACGAGCCGCAGAACATGAAGAAAGATGCCCTTATGCAGGAAGCATTCGTGGATTATACAGCCATGCTGGCTAAAAAGGAGGATTATATGAACCTGGCCAAAAAGATCGCTGAGACCGGTAAAAATATCATGACAGACAACGATGAGGTGCAAAGGCAGTATGCCCGCCTGAACCGTTGATCCATCCGTCATACCATAAAAAAAGGGACCTCATCGGGGTCCCTTTTTTTATTCGGATTCTTTCAGAATTATATCACACCCAGCACACGGAGCAACAGCACGATCAGGAAAATCACAATGATCAGCCACAGCAATTCCCCCAGAATAGGGATGGTGCCCAACAGCGACAGGATCAAAAGAACAAGCAATACAACCAGTATAATGTACAGCAAACTTCCATTGTCCGACCTGCTGGCGTGGTCTGCCTGCGCAATGTTCTCGGTTGAGCGGGCATCATGAATCAGGTCGCTGTTGTGAAAACGCTCAACCTTGTTCAGCACCTTGCCGATCTTCTTCTCAATCTTCTTCGTTTTCTTTTCTGACAACACGGTATGTTCACCGGCCAACTGATTTTGCGCCAGCTTTGGCATTTCTTCCGATCTCAGTTCAATATGATTCGGGGTAGATGAAGGTTCATCCATCGCCTGAACCTGTTTGGGTGTTTGCAGATCTTCCGTGTATCTGGCAAACGACTCGTTATCCTTTTGCTTCTTCCCTACCCTCACCATCTTGTGATCCTGACGGTACCTGGTTCGGGAGAAATTGTCGGAGGTACTGCACGATGACAGCATTGCGCCCAATCCCAAACAGATCGCAAGGGAGGCCAGCAGATTCTTTTTCTTCATATGCATTAGGGGTTTTTAATTTTGATTATGGTAATATCTAAATTTTCTTTTTGTTTTCTTCGTTTCTTTAAAAAATTCCAGCCTCGTTGTGAATAAATTCTCCGGCAACCACTTTCTTGTCACCACACTCATCGTGTGCCTGCTTATCTCTTCCGGTGCCCGGGCACAAATCACCGGCGCACTCAAGATCAAACCCCGCTCGGTCAACTTCGGCGTTCTTGACAGCGTTTCTTCAGCCAAAGCTTCCTTCGTGCTGAAAAACACAGGAAACAAAAAGATCTTCATCATCCGGGCAGATGTAGCCGTATCCATGAAGGTGAAGATATCCAAGCGCAACATCGAACCAGGAGACACCGCATTGCTCACAGTGCTGGTGGTTCCGGAATCCGACGGAGCCTTTTCAGAAAAGATCTACCTCTACCACAGCGGATCACAAACTCCGGAAAACCTATCTGTTTCCGGGAGATTCAGGCACCTCCTCCATACCTCGAACCCGATGCTGGCCTGCTACACCTTCTCCAACAAGCAAACCGCACGCCCCGGACAAATGGTCCCCATCCCCTTACCCAAACAACGTGAACAAGAACCGGAACCAACGCCGACAACCGAACCCGAACCGGTTGACACCCATGTTCAGGCTTCACCTCCCCCCACCGAACCGGAACCCGTGAAAGAACCTGAACAGGCGCCGGCCCCCAAACAACCGGAACCTAAAAAAGAACCCGAACCAATCGCAGAGGTTTTCCTTGATCCTGAGCCCACGGTTAAAGCTCCTGTTGAAGAGGAATCAGCCGACCTGCCCATGCACCTCTACAAACCCACCAACCTTGTATTGCTGGTAGACGTTTCCGGCTCCATGAACGACAGCCTGAAACTGGCATTACTGAAAACCGCTAGTCTCAGAACACTCAAGGCACTTCGAAGCGTCGATCGCATTTCATTGGTCACATATGCCGACAAGGCATCGGTGCTCATTAACGGTGCACCCGGTAACGTGAAGGATTCCACAGAAAAGGTGATCCGCCAACTGAAGGCGGGTGGAAATACCGCAGGAAGCGAAGGCATTGAACTGGCCTATAAGGTAGCCGATCAGAACTTCATCCCTGATGGCAACAATGTAATCCTGCTGGCCACAGACGGAGCCTTCAACCTGACCCCT encodes the following:
- a CDS encoding VWA domain-containing protein; the protein is MNKFSGNHFLVTTLIVCLLISSGARAQITGALKIKPRSVNFGVLDSVSSAKASFVLKNTGNKKIFIIRADVAVSMKVKISKRNIEPGDTALLTVLVVPESDGAFSEKIYLYHSGSQTPENLSVSGRFRHLLHTSNPMLACYTFSNKQTARPGQMVPIPLPKQREQEPEPTPTTEPEPVDTHVQASPPPTEPEPVKEPEQAPAPKQPEPKKEPEPIAEVFLDPEPTVKAPVEEESADLPMHLYKPTNLVLLVDVSGSMNDSLKLALLKTASLRTLKALRSVDRISLVTYADKASVLINGAPGNVKDSTEKVIRQLKAGGNTAGSEGIELAYKVADQNFIPDGNNVILLATDGAFNLTPSNETLFEEKQNQLYMSIAAIGEPGKLSKKVLKKIASKSAGRIVWIRTIKQAGKAMLAEIQTGARR
- a CDS encoding transglycosylase domain-containing protein, producing MILRFSDRIKRFISGLGKQIKPTLQMVAKELAFVRTAWLFVRNRIPRPRLPKGKKKWLWMIAITLLTPVLAFGVFLLALLKGYFGPLPDEEELSHIRNQTASEIYTADSVLIGTYFVENRTNIAREEIPQHFIDALVATEDARFYQHEGIDNRSLLRVIFKSVLGRDRSSGGGSTLSQQLAKNLYPRRPHGHLTMLVNKAREAVLATRLENIYSKDEILVLYLNTVPFGEDVYGVEMAARRFFNKRPSALTIPESATLVGMLKAPSAYNPRLHPEASAERKNVVLGQMAKYGYLEAQVLDSIQNTPIELHYGFASHNEGLATYFREYLRKEMMEWCGQHTKPDGTAYDLYTDGLKIYTTIDSRMQRYAEAAVQKHMTVLQQQFDRHWARSKPWRYHTDILTRAMRRSDRFKQLRKSGLNEKQIRTHFNDTVKASFFSWTGDTVLTMTAWDSLAYYQMILQAGFLVQRPSDGSILAWVGGIDHHFFQYDHVTSTRQAGSTFKPFVYSAAVENGATPCDFYSNKQRTYKEFEDWTPENAEEEYGGKYSLQGALAHSVNTVSVEVMMNTGIQQVITMARKFGISGKLPEVPSLALGIADVSLMEMVHAYGSFVNHGRRSQTQYITGITDENGLMLDDFGGRNKGSVRVMTAQTAAVMTRMMTKVVDEGTAYPLRSVYGLNGNMAGKTGTTQSHADGWYIGFVPGLVMGAWVGADDPSIHFRSLHYGSGAHMALPIWAEFYRQLIRDPAFAHYRSDRFTYPEDVNNMDWDCPEHKETFFESLFGKHRKDDESETDTPSEEPRKKAWWKRRR